Within Vicia villosa cultivar HV-30 ecotype Madison, WI linkage group LG1, Vvil1.0, whole genome shotgun sequence, the genomic segment CACTATTTTTAATTGACAATGCATTATAGTTATACTATCATATTCATCTTTATATAAATTAAACCATATACTAATCAAATGATATTAaaatgacatatatatatatatatatatatatataaattaataactcTAAAATACACAATGAAGTCTAAATAAAGTAGAAATGATAATATTGTTTATAATACAAATACTATATACTAGTGTGTATGCTGGACGCGGGCCTACCTATTCATATGTTGCCTCATGTATTGCAATGTCTCTCGTGCCTCCCTCACGATGACATCTAGAATGTCCCTCGCCTAATATCCATTAGGAAAGAATTCTATTTCTATACCCGCCTGCATAAGCTCCATGATACAGTGACATCTAGGCAAAACATCGACAACATGATTTTTCCTAACATGTTTCTCCTCTAGTATCTCCTGGTGCAAAGCATAAGTGAATCTCCTGGAGCATCTGGTATCATATAAGATGGGACATCATGAAATATCACTTGATGTAGACGCATGTAACACTCTAGTTGCGAGGAGCTATGGTACTTCGTGCCTCATCTGGTACTAGATGAGTAAGGAACTCATAGATTGCATCTATATTTCTATGAGACATAGCGAGAAGAGTAGAACCAGAGGGGTTTCTACAAACAAACTATATGTAAATGTCGCATGTCACGCTCAAGAAGATATGGATACATCAGACATGATTCGCAAGCCAATCATCCATAGTAGAAGGGTATGTCATCCAAAGGACGCGTCTCATTGTGATTTACATATGCTTGAAAATGAATATCATCTACTACCAAGCGATCAAGATACATTATGAATGGCTCCGTCGCCTAATTTTCCCTGAGCGGGACGAATGCAGAAACACATGGCATATCTTTAGTGTAGGTCGAAACACATAACCAATCATATATGCGTGGGAAGTGTTGGAGGATCAAAGCCTGAAAATGGTACATATGAATCATTAGTAATGGTGCAGCACAAGTGTTGTGAAAATGACACACAAACACTAAAATACGTAGAAATATTACTGTCAATTATATGCAATTGACTGTCACTTGTTTGGTCTTCCACATACAACATTCAGCTAACTTGGAGTACAAGTAAACCAAACAAACACCCTCATGCGTACCCATGGGTCTACTCCATGTCAGTGAAGTATCTCATGTAAACAACATCCACATAAGTGACACTCTTGTCCATAAAAATGGAGGTTCCATCCAAATACAACAGGTATTCTTTCACTGTGTATGCTTTATGCTGCATAATGTGATCATCATCACCATAAGTCTGCTAGTCCACATGAAATTGTTATGCATACAACCTTTCCAGGAATTAAAACCTAGCATGAAACTCTCGAGTGGCTTCAAACTTCCAAAGGGCAAGCCCTGGGTAAGCTCCCAGAAAGTCTACCATCATTTACACTGCTTCATCTCTGTTAATTATGATATGGTTAAATAGTCTTCCCCTGATCGAAAGATGTAGTAGGCATGAGATTGTCTAGGGTGTTAGAAGATGAAAAGATGTCTCTGAGTGTCACCTCTCTACAAACACGAAAAACATGCATGGTTAGTCTTAACATAACCAAACATGCACAAGTTTCTCAGTCCAAATAGTTGCATCACATCCTGAAACCACTACTTAACAGGCTGCGACAGAGCCATAATCTTCTGGCCATGGTTGATGCATTTTAAAGCATCACAACCCTGTagaaaaaatcatcataaaaaacatggaatattataaaaaaatgtgtATTTCAAAGAATGAATATAATTGAGGCTTCCAAATATTTACCTTTCTGTCCCTTACATGCCTGACAGCATGGTCCGAATATAGAGGCAGCAATAATAAGTCAGATGGGCTTCCTCCAAACTCCCGGGGTGCCTCAGGTGCCTTAACATGTACCGGTGGGGCTTCCCGGGCATCAGGAAGTGACACATGCCGCCTACGGGAAAACGAAGGAGGAAATGCATGAGCCTTAGAAGTTGACGCCTCAACATCAACCGAACTAAAATCGACTGATGCTTGCGAGGCTCAAGCTCTTTCCCTCTGAACCGATGCATGTAGTGCAACTCTGTCGTGCCTGAATCTAGCTTGGTTATCAACCATAATGTCTATAATTAAACCACACAACTATTATACAAATGAAACACAACGAAATGAAGCCAAACAATACATATAGACAAAATCTAGAAATGCGTCTCCGGATtctaaaaaattttgaaaaaatctggagatgcatctttgtAATGTTCTGCAActcaaaagaatgaaaatggtAGCAATGTAGTCCAATCCAACATTCAAAAAATGTATTGATCATTTAAACTAGCTATCAAACATGTTAATCATTTAAATAGCATATTCAAACTACCTATAACATAACCTAATGCTCAATTTCTACAAATgtatattgaaataaaaaaatatagagaattaataaaaaaacttacCAAATGTGAGTTTGATGTAAAGTTGTTTAATCAATTAGATGTTGATGGTAGAAACTTGAAAGTATGTCGAACGAGTTTGAGAGTTTGTGAGGTGAGAGAGTTTTGAGAACTGGGGGATTTTGAGAGCTTGGAAAGTTTGAGAGTTTGAATAAGTAAGGAAGAAGTGGAGCTTCTGGCACATATTTGATTTAAATAGCatccggagatgcatttctggatTCTAGGAGTAGTTTTTGTTTTTCACAAAGGCGGGGAAGCAATacttagagtgtcttaagcaatTCTCTTATTTTATAAACTCCATAGGGTGAGGGTTAACCTACTGAAAACCCGATTTTTCCCTTCTCATATTCTGGAGATATGTATTTGGACGCACTCATATTACACATAACTTAGTACTTTATGAGTAAGCCACCTTATTTTGCCCAAATTTAATCttgagatgcatcttcgaaataattgagagatgcatttccgaaatcttcTAATAAGCCAacccaaaataaaatattacactCATAAAAAGTTGTagcttataaattttttatatttgaaataacaaatattaagtttgaattcattttttTTGTCCCTTCATTATTGCaaatgaatattttaaaaattattataatttaatttactttttaaaaaaattaatttagaaattaattaaataagattttgaaaataaatatcttGGCAGCAAAGGAATTCAAAATCTTCTCCTTAGGACGATTTGGACAAAGGTGCACTCTTGTGATTTTCAGtgcaattcatttatttttatcttcTTATAAATTTCCTTGCACTCAACAAAAAGAGCATAACCTTGTGGTAGCCATTTCAGTTTTTCACCTTCAGTTCTTTTACCACATTTTGTCACAATCCATCCCTCAAGCAAAACCTTCTGATAGGAGAATCATACATAACATAACAAAACAATATGAAATAAAGACCTAAAAAAATACCTTTGGAGAAATTCCTAGTAGTGGAAACAATTTCAGCATAGGTAAATCGAGCGAGCAACATTAGCCAAATTTCACCATCAAAACTATCATAATTAAAAATACACTATAAATTTATTGATTACTCTACTTAATGTTTCCAACACACATTCATCTTCTATGTTATTCTATTGTTTTATCACTACGACGAAAACCTCAAGATTCATATATTTAGCTCTACCATTGATTAGAGGTTAGAGACTCGATGGCTATATGCTAAGGATAAAGGAGTACCCAAACTAATTGTTTCACAAGATTTCTTTAACGAGTTATTTCATAGCAAATGTTTCACAAGATTTCATTATCTTgaacaaatgttttcatattcATAACATAACATGTATTTAAAATTAAGCTCTCATACCAATTAGAATTGAAGGAAAGAAGCGTGAATCCAACTTTATcacaaaataataaaagtgaTAAGATTACATCACCCACGTAATAGTCATAACATATACTAGACTGTGATACCAatccaaaaatttatttaaaattaggctTGGGAGGAGATTCTGTCCCGGGTAAAGTGTATCCTATGAGATCCAACCCACACAAACAATAGAAGTTAAGGGTTAGATTTGTCATTGTTTTTTCTCCAGTGAAAATTTCCACTTGAGACAATCCTTTTCCAGGCTCTGATACACAACACTGTGCGTTGAGAAGTGTGACCATACTACCAACGGTCATGATCTTGCTTTGAACCGTGCAGAACATTCGAGTATCCTAAGATAAGAAGACATCATATATAGTTACCTGTCTAAGGGCCAGACGTCGAAACCTTCCAACGAAATGTCACAAAAGTTACAAGGAAAACATTCATTACACATGTTCCCAATGCTATCGGCGTCAAAGCTATTACACAGGTATTATATTCATTCTTTCACTCAAACTACTGCTCATTCATTTACCGACTTGAGAGCATTAGAGTGTTAACCTTCCAAATCCATTCCACTCAGTCTTACTGAAAACTCGCTCCACCGCACCAGAACCTAATCTCACTCTATCATCAACTATTTCTGGCTCATGAATGAAAGACATGTTATGGCCAATATGTGGACCAACACTCTTATTATTATTGTCGTCCATAGTTAAATGATTAATCTAACAGGGACTCGACATGATTCTTTGAATCGGGACATACTTTAACACTACATGAGGCGTTAGATCGACCAACATACTAGTCTCCCATTAAGCCTAAACTTCATTCCGACCAATATCAATAAACCTACAATCCAAATGAAAATGACATATACTAAAGCAGTTACTCAAGTTTCAAAGTTCTTCTCTGCAAAGCCCCTAACATGTTCTAGGGATTAGACTGAACAAGACTCTATTAGACACCAAATTTATCTTACTCCTTTGTAATACTATGTAAAAAACTGTGTTTTAAAACTattcatgaacaaagaatgcacgCAGCCAAACCTCTGCTATGCTAAGTCTCTTAGAAAGTTAGAACCATGTTCGAAATTAAATTGAGTGTTTTTCAGATAAAAAATGACAAAGAATGATATATAAAAGAAATGACTCATACTCATTGGCTTATGATATCACGCAAAACATATGGTCCTCTCCCCACAACATTATCACTCATCAATTAATTCGAACATAGATGATACTTGGAAAAACATTTCAAAGATATTATTAGTCATTCAATAAAACATGTACAATAATTTTACAGAATCAGAAATATACACATGTGCACATATCCATATCAATGTCTTCTACACACAGAAGACATGGTATGCaatcaatttataaaagaaacgtaaagtaaaataaattataagagaAACATTATATCGATGTACACACGCaatgttttctctatttttttttttaactttatgtGCAAAAGTTTTAAGATTATTTTCCTTTTGCATTATCTGATATAAGCATGTTAGcatatccttttttttttatctgATTTTATACAAGccctcattttatttatttatttgacaaGGTTTTTAATAAATTACAATTATTTGCATTTTTGAAGGAATAGAGGGTGGTGCCCTAGACAGGAAACAGCCTAATAGCTGTTCTTTACACTGCAACTTGAGCTGCTGCAAGCCTAGCAATTGGAACCCTGCAAAAGAGTCCTCAAACTTTTAGTATGACTGCTGAAAATGGAAATATCTCACTCTCATACAGCTTTGAACCAAATACTTAACCTGAAAGGAGAACATGAGACATAGTCAAGTCCAAGTTGAGCAAAGAATGCAACAGAAGAAGGCTCCCCGCCATGCTCTCCGCATATTCCAATCTGATAATCAACCAATGATAGATGTGTTTTAAAACCATAATTGACATATTGAGAATAATCAAGATACGTGACAAAGTTTTGTTATTTGAATTTGTATTAGTAAGTTACCTTTAAGTTTGGTTTAGCAGCGCGACCCTTTTCTGTGCACAATTTGATGAGTTGACCCACACCTTTTTGATCAAGTACCTGTAATTGTTGTCAATAATTCAAATTTAGCAAACATCCTTTATATATTAAGCGAAATGCAAAGTGAAATAATGTTAAGAGTAACGGAATTTTATTTTGATGTTTCCAGCTTCCGCTTATCCTTCATCTCTTGAATCATTTGTGACATCTGACTAGAGATATGGTCGTGTGCACATGTATGTATTAATTTTATGCACAACTATGCAAACGGCAAACCTGAACTGAGTAATGGGAAACAATATTCTGAGAAATCATATGTCACATGACAATGCAACTAACCTCAAATGGGTCATGCTGCAAAATCCCATGGGATAGATATATAGGAAGAAATTTGCCAACATCATCTCTACTGTAACCAAATGTCATTTGGGTAAGGTCATTGGTTCCAAACGAAAAAAAATCGGCTTCATTTGCAATCTACACAAATGGATTATAAAGTTAGAAAATGTAACGAGGATAAAATGTCGTCTTTCTATAATACAATTTTATTATTGTACGTTAAAACTCAAGTATGTATCTTCACGACAAGGATATATATAACTATTACCTCATCAGCAACTAATgcagctcttggaacttcaatcaTAGTTCCAACCTTATAGCTTAAAGAAGATCCCATCTCTGAGAACACTTTCTCAGCAACATTTCTTATTAAACTCACTTGATGTCTTAATTCCTGCTAGTTAAAAAATAATTAGGCCTATATTTCAAGAGTACTAGAGTTTCATTTAGATCAAACCCCAAAATATTGCTTCATGTTATATTTCAAGAGAAAAATTGTTaagggaaaagaaaaataagttaaTATTTCAAGGTAGAACATTCTGAATTTTCCTCACAAATTTTATGTATATATGATAGATATGAAACAAATTGGAAAAATAACTTGAAGTGAGAAAAAGGCCCATGCCTGAGGTGTGCCGATAAGTGGAACCATTATCTCAGGAAGAACTGAGATACCATGGCTACTCACTGAAACAGCAGCTTGAAAAACGGCACGGGCCTGCATCTCAGTCAATTCTGGATATGATATTCCCAGCCTGTTCACATAATTTCAAATCGTCAAGAGGAATTACTATAACTTGTGTTTTTTAATAATGTAAAACATTCGTTGTTAATTGTTAGGCAAAAGCATCATAACAAACCTGCAGCCACGAAACCCGAGCATGGGATTAACTTCTGAGAGTTTTTCTATCCTAGAGAATATTTCGTCTTCTTTCATGCCAGTCTGGGAAGTTAGTTCACTGACAATATGTTCGAGGTCACCTTCAGGAAGAAATTCGTGAAGTGGAGGATCTAACAATCGGATTGTAACTGGGAGACCGTCCATTGCACGGAAAATTCCCTCAAAATCTGATCTTTGATAAGGTAACAACAAATCAAGTGCAGCTTTCCTTTGTTCTTGAGTAACAGCCATTATCATCATCCTCACAGCCTTTATCCTCTCATCAGAAGCAAAAAACtaaaacacaacaaaaatgcagaaaatcataATTTGTAACTACCATGTGTCAATTGGTAAAACAATGGCCATTTCAAGTGTTGCGTTAAGAGATATTTAAATCCACGAACTCAACTTATCATAGCATATAAAGAGGATCATCTTTATCTTATGCTCTACATGAgtgtttcatatttttttaaaattttggaaaaCAATGCTAATATTTGTTATAACAAAATTACAATACAAGCCTTTCAAATTTAAGGCATTCACACTTTTCAGTTAGTTTGTAACAAGGAGTCGGATATTATCGTACCATGTGTTCTGTCCTGCAGAGTCCAATCCCTTGGGCACCATTTCGTCTAGCTGTTATTGCATCTTCAGGTGTATCGGCATTTGCCAAAACCTGGTAGTAAACAATGACAAAAGTGAAATTAACTTACAAGAATTAGATGATTGGATTCAACTCAACTTTTGCAGTAAGTAAGGAATATGCAGCAGCACCTTCAAATTCCTTATTTCATCAGCCCAAGACATGAAAGTTTCCATGTCATCACTTAGAGCCGGAGGAGAAAGTGGTTGCTTTCCTAGTATCACCTCACCTGTGGATCCATTCAACGAGATCCATTCTCCTTCTGATATTACCTTATCTCCAATGACAACCACCTATAATCATAAATTGAGATTATTATTTATACTGAATCATTTGAATAAGAAAATCTTTATTATCTTGTCAACAATATAGAATACGAGGTTACCTTTTCATGGTCATTTACTTGGATATCGGAGCAACCAGACACACAACACTTTCCCCATCCACGGGCTACGACAGCCGCATGAGATGTCATACCACCTCTAGCTGTCAAGATGCCAACGGCTGAGTGCATACCCCCAACATCCTCTGGACTTGTCTCTGTCCTCACCTATAATGCAAGTGCGTAATAGGATTTAATGATTGCTTAAGGATGGTTTGTTCAACCAGTCATGAAACCAAAACTAGGACATTTTACACATCCTAACAATAGTCCATACCACACCACTTACATTTTCATTCAATGCTAGTGATAATAAAAACTTTTTGCTCACATTTAACACTCTTAACAGTATAATGAAAGGGAAAACAGAGATAATAAAAAAGAATACCAAGATGACACTCTTTCCTTGTGCATGCCATTCTTCAGCATCATTTGTAGTGAAGACGACCTGCCCAACTGCAGCTCCAGGGGATGCAGGCAAGCCAGTGGCAACAACTTTATCCTTGTATTTAGATGGATCCTCAAACTAAACAAATAAACATAAAGCAATCAATAACACTTGAGCATCTAATACTTGAAAATGAAAAGTTAATGAAAACAATAAATGGAAATAAATGTACAAACAAAATAAAGACCATTTAGCTATATGTAATTAATGACCACTGGCCTTCTATAAtcttttttcaaataattttttgttaATATTTCCTATTATATAATGTTTGAGTAAATTGATTATGTAAGTTGATTCGATGAGTACATTATTTACAAAAGGAAGTTAAAGGCACACGAAGCATGGATTATGTTAA encodes:
- the LOC131632003 gene encoding pyruvate, phosphate dikinase 2-like; protein product: MSSMVKGMILRTTPDDRILNGRRSARLQWQELQLRLKSTWKTRKTTYQTSIRSQAVVTPTTPPTTKKRVFTFGKGKSEGNKAMKSLLGGKGANLAEMATIGLSVPPGLTISTEACQEYQQNVKNLPNGLWDEILEGLKFIENEMGAFLGNPSKPLLLSVRSGAAISMPGMMDTVLNLGLNDEVVAGLAAKSGERFAYDSYRRFLDMFGGVVLDIPHSLFEEKLEKLKHSKGVKNDTDLAANDLKDLVEQYKNVYLEAIGEKFPSDPKKQLELAVKAVFNSWDSPRANKYRSINQINGLMGTAVNIQSMVFGNMGNTSGTGVLFTRNPSTGEKKLYGEFLINAQGEDVVAGIRTPEDLDTMKTCMPDAYKELVENCEILENHYKDMMDIEFTVQENRLWMLQCRTGKRTGKGAIKIAVDMVNEGLVDIHSSIKMVEPQHLDQLLHPQFEDPSKYKDKVVATGLPASPGAAVGQVVFTTNDAEEWHAQGKSVILVRTETSPEDVGGMHSAVGILTARGGMTSHAAVVARGWGKCCVSGCSDIQVNDHEKVVVIGDKVISEGEWISLNGSTGEVILGKQPLSPPALSDDMETFMSWADEIRNLKVLANADTPEDAITARRNGAQGIGLCRTEHMFFASDERIKAVRMMIMAVTQEQRKAALDLLLPYQRSDFEGIFRAMDGLPVTIRLLDPPLHEFLPEGDLEHIVSELTSQTGMKEDEIFSRIEKLSEVNPMLGFRGCRLGISYPELTEMQARAVFQAAVSVSSHGISVLPEIMVPLIGTPQELRHQVSLIRNVAEKVFSEMGSSLSYKVGTMIEVPRAALVADEIANEADFFSFGTNDLTQMTFGYSRDDVGKFLPIYLSHGILQHDPFEVLDQKGVGQLIKLCTEKGRAAKPNLKIGICGEHGGEPSSVAFFAQLGLDYVSCSPFRVPIARLAAAQVAV